A portion of the Daphnia magna isolate NIES linkage group LG4, ASM2063170v1.1, whole genome shotgun sequence genome contains these proteins:
- the LOC116922069 gene encoding glutathione S-transferase theta-1 → MSLRVYYDLMSQPSRAVYLFLKVANIPFESCTVKLRDGEHFEEAFTKINPFQKVPVIDDAGFKLTESVAILRYLVRSRNVADHWYSSDLQLQAKVDEYLEWQHLNTRLFCAMYFRHKFLEPMMFNRPVEEKKVARFQKEMEKCLEVIENIWLDHGKKDFITGPNISVADLLACCELEQPGMAGYDVFQKHPIIGAYRERVRKATEPHYEEAHKIVRIVTHKFLGVPRDSKL, encoded by the exons ATGTCTTTAAGAGTATATTACGATTTAATGTCACAACCGTCTAGGGCGGTTTATCTATTTCTGAAAGTGGCAAACATACCATTCGAAAGCTGCACGGTTAAACTTCGTGATG GTGAACACTTTGAAGAGGCTTTTACAAAAATCAATCCCTTCCAAAAAGTCCCTGTTATTGATGATGCTGGATTCAAATTAACTGAGAG TGTAGCAATTCTTCGTTACTTAGTCAGAAGCAGAAATGTTGCCGACCACTGGTATAGTTCCGATTTGCAGCTTCAAGCAAAAGTAGATGAATACCTTGAGTGGCAACATCTCAACACTAGACTGTTCTGTGCCATGTATTTTAGACACAAG tttttagAGCCTATGATGTTTAATAGACCagtcgaagaaaagaaagttgCCCGTTTTcagaaagaaatggaaaagtgCTTGGAAGTTATAGAAAATATTTGGTTGGACCATGGGAAAAAAGACTTTATCACTGGGCCTAACATTTCAGTAGCTGATCTTTTGGCCTGTTGTGAATTGGAGCAACCTG GAATGGCTGGATATGATGTGTTCCAAAAACATCCTATTATCG GTGCATACAGGGAACGTGTGCGAAAGGCAACGGAGCCTCATTACGAAGAAGCTCATAAAATCGTTCGGATTGTAACACACAAGTTTTTGGGAGTTCCACGCGACAGTAAACTGTAA
- the LOC116922063 gene encoding 1-acyl-sn-glycerol-3-phosphate acyltransferase epsilon, with protein MKGFMAKVRYVFAVMVITGSAPNYFLLWALWRGISLFMPHWKYQDGDDFLYSMYQRMVIFFFEHCTGQKVYFTGDAAAIFSKKENVLYLGNHQSTVDWIVCNMVAIRQGSIGHLRYVMKDTLQALPLYGHYFYQHGCIYVKRGDFKQKKMESALDYLKDPKIKSWTVIFPEGTCFAPNEYDLIKKSNKAADDNGLKPLVNHLTPRYRGSFLALAKLRSNLDAIYDVTCVYSGSVNDKKERIPAPELIDFLLGKNSEMYIHVRRIPIEDVPEDEAQFKSWMHSLFTVKDELVSRFYQDGYFQKDVELKTVENHYALPYTATVPSFLFFVLSFLPLVLFPELRLLWLQGILLSTVCGYLVLAIKSVC; from the exons ATGAAAGGTTTTATGGCCAAAGTTCGGTATGTTTTCGCCGTGATGGTTATCACTGGTTCCGCACCCAATTATTTTCTGTTATGGGCTTTGTGGCGAGGTATTTCTCTGTTTATGCCACACTGGAAGTACCAAGATGGTGATGATTTTCTTTACTCAATGTACCAAAGGAtggtgatttttttctttgaacacTGCACTGGTCAAAAA GTTTACTTTACTGGAGATGCTGCAGCCATTTTtagcaagaaagaaaatgttctCTATCTAGGTAACCACCAGTCTACAG TTGATTGGATTGTGTGTAACATGGTTGCAATCAGACAAGGAAGCATAGGTCATCTGAGATATGTTATGAAGGACACACTCCAAGCTTTACCTTTGTATGGTCATTATTTCTATCAGCATGGTTGCATTTATGTGAAACGAGGAgatttcaagcaaaaaaaaatggaatcaGCACTAGATTATTTGAAAGACCCAAAAATTAAG TCATGGACAGTGATATTTCCTGAAGGAACTTGTTTTGCCCCAAATGAATATGACCTCATTAAAAAATCTAACAAGGCAGCTGATGATAATGGATTGAAACCACTCGTCAATCACTTGACTCCCCGGTACAGAGGCTCATTTCTTGCGCTCGCTAAATTACGAAGTAATTTGGACGCAATTTATGATGTTACATGCGTCTATTCCGGTTCCGTGaatgataaaaaagaaagaattccgGCACCCGAATTGATAG atTTTCTCCTTGGGAAAAATAGTGAAATGTATATTCATGTGAGGCGCATTCCTATAGAAGATGTACCGGAAGACGAAGCCCAGTTCAAGAGCTGGATGCATAGTTTATTCACTGTGAAGGATGA GCTTGTATCGCGATTTTACCAAGATGGGTACTTCCAAAAGGATGTGGAACTAAAAACTGTAGAGAATCATTATGCTCTTCCCTATACTGCTACAGTACCAAGTTTCCTGTTTTTCGTACTATCTTTCTTGCCTTTGGTACTCTTCCCTGAGCTGAGGCTTCTGTGGTTGCAGGGTATTCTGTTATCCACGGTATGTGGATACTTGGTACTTGCTATCAAATCCGTTTGTTAA
- the LOC116922075 gene encoding uncharacterized protein LOC116922075: protein MSYNALDHLADLTQYLNLTKLFGSSIDIYYSNWLSWLFTPLIAVSLLPGIIIIMLYITSSLLYIYKLHRYRLLDAYDKDIWDAGRKVVSAIWDALGWIWHGYEIIGIENIPPGGALLVYYHGAVPIDFYYICSHILLYEGRLINPVGDRFLFKIPGWSSLLEAFGVIPGTVQSCAALLRKGNLLAIAPGGVYEAQLGDHNYELLWRQRLGFAKKKMANRNRRANAPDVDNTIDLVQVDGLVVAKIIKHCHEEGSSAVDVAQGVLLGLVADTRLEVTNCFPFPKNLDENFDEEDYQMEMMRHLRKVNVDHLHVGWYQSTQQGAFLSTQFLESQFTYQTSIEESVVLIYDPLKTKRGFLHLKAYRLTPQAVALYKDNDFGADAIKTHHLSFESLYQEIRLVIHNSHLVNALLCELSEMVPSYEGSQYLDLGTASVLEKHLRSLTDNVDELLQDTNKFNIYQRQVVKQQQEKQKYVQKRNLENTARQARGEAPLPDEDITKVFKPIPVPPRLEPMVLSAQIAAHCQQVSLFCSQALGKLFLSEALQQPQPSQQTVLKAMETRMERKYKQEKMKSGLESSILSAIADGDEELVSAYSRMSLDPVARAGRIDEKIVNSVCSKANMNMERIARLISQARHIGICFLLDTTGSMCSYINGVKEQIVEIVARLEASGCGIEGLAFVGYKDWCDGINHFEILPFTKSISEFKSFVATICAKGGGDFPEDVLGGLSRAISLNWPLNSGTRIIFHLGDAPPHGKTIFHDGRHRDDYENGHPHDPPLEELFRYMHRKKLMYYFGRINGDCDRMIATFERYYGGKIETLDSAEVCNILRSVTESVMRSVSVTQRSDFPTTVDKESLPFSIEKKEPNWAQLLRLDGTILTLELPTSVEEITSFAKLQDKIKKCRLQIAPNPFAKGSVRLAYFGKIYYSSSKDSNSSASEIVDDAVFKEIISLPKVADLDRWRYMTDLEAQTVAAKLAIEFNSRLFRTQQNPNIKTKFLMTKLVRVFKKEDVAPRYLAYEQRFRGNPNMVKYTNNVDFVHDAESLDENGRKKLEIALAFSHFSHDITDGYLLVCDLQGVSYVDAKGKEILLLTDPAIHCSKHIRFGKTNLSSIGINKFFKKHVCNKYCLALGLKMPSG, encoded by the exons ATGTCATACAATGCCCTAGACCACCTAGCTGATCTAACTCAATATCTGAATCTAACTAAGCTGTTTG GGTCATCTATAGATATTTATTACTCCAATTGGTTGTCATGGCTTTTCACACCCTTAATCGCTGTCTCTCTTCTACCGGGAATTATCATTATAATGCTCTACATCActtcttctcttttgtacATCTACAAATTACATAG ATATAGGCTACTAGATGCATATGATAAAGACATATGGGATGCAGGAAGAAAGGTTGTTTCAGCAATATGGGATGCATTAGGCTGGATTTGGCATG GTTATGAAATTATTGGAATTGAAAATATTCCTCCTGGTGGTGCTCTTCTAGTATATTATCATGGAGCAGTCCCAATAGACTTTTATTATATATGCAGTCACATATTATTGTATGAAGGTAGACTTATCAATCCTGTTGGAGATagatttcttttcaaaattccaG GATGGAGTAGTCTTTTAGAGGCGTTTGGCGTAATACCTGGTACCGTTCAGAGCTGTGCAGCGCTTTTGAGGAAAGGGAATCTCTTGGCCATAGCTCCAGGAGGAGTTTATGAAGCTCAGTTGGGTGACCATAACTATGAGCTTCTTTGGAGGCAACGTTTAGGTTTCGCGAAG aaaaaaatggcgaatCGTAACAGAAGGGCTAATGCTCCCGATGTAGACAATACTATTGATTTAGTTCAAGTGGATGGCTTG GTCGTGGCGAAGATTATCAAGCATTGCCATGAAGAGGGAAGCAGCGCTGTGGATGTTGCTCAAGGTGTTTTACTCGGACTGGTTGCTGATACTCGTCTTGAAGTAACAAATTGCTTCCCATTTCCAAAAAATCTTGATGAAAACTTTGATGAAGAAGATTACCAAATGGAAATGATGCGTCATCTGAGAAAAGTCAATGTGGATCACCTTCATGTTGGCTGGTATCAAAGCACTCAACAGGGGGCTTTTCTCTCTACTCAGTTCCTTGAGTCTCAGTTTACTTATCAGACTTCGATTGAAGAGTCTGTTGTGCTGATCTATG ACCCACTGAAAACCAAAAGAGGGTTTTTGCACTTAAAGGCCTACCGCTTAACTCCCCAGGCAGTTGCCCTCTACAAGGACAATGATTTTGGTGCTGATGCCATCAAAACCCATCACTTGAGTTTTGAAAGCCTATATCAG GAAATTCGACTGGTGATCCATAATTCTCACTTGGTCAACGCCCTTCTGTGTGAACTCAGTGAAATGGTTCCTTCATACGAGGGCTCCCAATATCTTGATTTAGGAACTGC GTCTGTACTTGAAAAGCACCTGAGGAGCTTAACAGATAATGTTGACGAGCTTTTACAGGACACGAACAAGTTCAATATCTATCAACGCCAGGTCGTAAAGCAACAGCAGGAAAAACAGAAATATGTTCAAAAAAGG AATTTGGAAAATACTGCTAGACAGGCCCGTGGGGAAGCGCCGCTGCCTGACGAGGATATAACAAAGGTTTTCAAACCGATTCCAGTGCCCCCGCGTTTGGAACCTATGGTTCTCTCTGCCCAAATTGCAGCCCATTGTCAACAAGTATCGCTATTTTGTAGCCAAGCCCTAGGGAAGTTGTTTTTGTCTGAAGCGCTGCAGCAACCGCAACCTTCTCAACAAACGGTATTGAAAG CGATGGAAACTAGAATGGAGAGAAAGTATAAACAGGAAAAGATGAAGAGTGGCCTTGAATCATCCATACTTTCTGCAATTGCagacggagatgaagaactGGTCAGTGCTTACTCAAGAATGTCTTTAGATCCCGTTGCAAGAGCTGGGCGAATAGACGAAAAAATCGTGAACTCGGTTTGTAGCAAAGCAAACATGAATATGGAGCGAATCGCACGCCTAATAAGTCAGGCTCGTCATATTGGCATTTGTTTTCTATTGGATACAACTGGAAGCATGTGTTCCTACATTAATGGAGTGAAAGAACAAATCGTCGAGATAGTTGCGCGTTTGGAGGCAAGCGGTTGCGGAATAGAAGGATTAGCATTTGTGG GCTACAAAGATTGGTGTGACG gGATAAACCATTTTGAAATACTTCCTTTCACCAAGTCTATTTCTGAATTTAAGTCATTTGTTGCCACAATCTGCGCAAAAGGAGGTGGAGATTTTCCGGAAGATGTTCTTGGAGGACTCAGTCGGGCAATATCTCTTAATTGGCCACTAAATAGTGGTACCAGAATAATTTTCCATCTTGGTGACGCTCCACCTCACGGGAAAACTATTTTTCATGACGGTCGTCATAGAGATGATTACGAAAACGGCCATCCCCACGATCCACCACTTGAGGAGCTTTTTCGATACATGCATCGCAAGAAATTGATGTACTATTTCGGCCGTATAAATGGAGATTGCGACAGGATGATAGCGACCTTTGAAAGATACTACGGTGGAAAAATAGAAACCCTGGACAGCGCAGAAGTCTGTAACATTTTGCGTTCAGTAACGGAAAGCGTAATGAGGTCAGTCTCTGTCACTCAACGTTCTGATTTTCCTACTACGGTTGACAAGGAATCACTACCATTCAGCATAGAGAAAAAAGAACCAAACTGGGCACAACTTTTGCGTTTAGATGGCACTATTTTAACTTTAGAATTACCGACATCGGTTGAAGAAATAACTTCTTTTGCCAAACTACAGGATAAAATTAAGAAGTGCCGACTGCAGATTGCTCCGAATCCTTTTGCCAAAGGGTCGGTTCGTTTGGCTTACTTCGGCAAAATTTATTATTCGTCGTCAAAGGACTCTAATTCATCGGCATCCGAAATTGTTGATGACGCTGTatttaaagaaattatttCGCTACCGAAAGTAGCAGATCTTGATCGCTGGCGTTACATGACTGATCTTGAAGCACAGACAGTTGCAGCTAAACTGGCGATCGAATTTAATAGTAGACTGTTCAGAACCCAGCAAAACCCCAACATCAAAACGAAATTTTTAATGACCAAACTTGTTCgtgttttcaaaaaagaagatgTCGCTCCGCGTTATTTAGCTTACGAGCAAAGATTCCGGGGAAATCCTAACATGGTCAAGTATACAAACAACGTAGACTTCGTTCATGATGCAGAATCTTTGGACGAAAATGGCCGCAAAAAGCTCGAAATTGCTTTAGCGTTTTCCCATTTCAGCCACGATATCACTGATGGATATTTGCTCGTTTGTGATTTGCAGGGAGTTTCCTATGTAGACGCGAAAGGGAAAGAAATTCTGTTACTGACGGACCCCGCTATTCATTGTTCAAAGCACATTCGCTTTGGGAAAACCAATCTAAGCTCGATTGGCATAAACAAGTTCTTTAAAAAGCATGTATGCAATAAATATTGTCTAGCATTAGGATTGAAGATGCCAAGTGGATAA
- the LOC116922074 gene encoding tyrosine-protein kinase Fyn, with the protein MSSPSPSQPAFGSSLYGQQTSSIGMSHLSIQQPPRNLPVSGPTAGGQLTSPNRSGSNVLPQMGNNQRIGVLGQRAVGDKRPSIGGYGQSMIGGSYFNLPASAPSGLGPAGLAGVRGAFQGLAHGQGAQSQGVQGLQMPFGMPLGMDGSLAPPSLDLSEFPSLTNRSMGPNENGGSSSLTGRSNYVGIIKTPASETTEFTMSNEDFPALPGTQNNDNNTSTGSGAETSKVSNTSTSSSSVSNTNLNHSKRGLQISADGKVTNIPNNMVADQFGMAGLLTFIRVAESDSNLVSLALGSDLTTLGLNLNSPEPLYNNFGGPWAENPCRPQDIDFHVPPEYLTNAVIRDKLAPVKLNRYQEDLLFYLFYTNVGDTMQLAASLELYNRDWRYHKEERLWITRVPGMPLMEKTGTYERGTYYCFDPNNWRKVAKEMFVEYERLEDRPRDLQMPAMEPNYRKGDGRKVSGNGEIGLPSIPRNDIQFSGGASSRLPSQDIIRHPSQTPMRPTNSARLESPNGLPSGPRMLIALYDYNAREISDMSFRKGDRMELLDDSDSDWWKAEHTASNKVGYIPRNFVAMEQSVESFDWFFGHIGRKEAEKLLLSQDLPRGAFLIRFAEHIPGGFSLTMRDYEVERGPHIKHYKIKCLDQGGYYVTTRQTFTTLPELVSAYMREANGLCHTLTVACPKLRPTIWDLSPQTRDKWEIDRAELEFIRKLGSGNFGEVWYGKWRHAYDVAIKTVKAGNMSSSDFLQEASIMKKFRHPNLVALYAVCSKEEPIFIVTEYMNKGSLLDLLRRDEGKAMTFMELVYIAAQVASGMSYLESRQLIHRDLAARNVLVSDGCVAKICDFGLARLIKDNEYCPTAGTRFPVKWTAPEAALCGRFSIKSDVWSFGVLLMELFTYGQVPYPGMHNREVIENVEKGYRMPKPVNNPLPDALYRLIISCWEAEPDKRPTFEFLHHFLEDFNITSEVPYREVQD; encoded by the exons ATGAGTTCACCATCTCCAAGCCAACCTGCGTTTGGCTCATCACTGTATGGTCAGCAAACCTCAAGCATAG GAATGAGTCATTTATCAATACAACAGCCTCCTAGAAATCTACCAGTTTCAG GCCCAACTGCTGGTGGACAGTTAACTTCACCAAATCGAAGTGGTAGCAATGTCCTACCCCAAATGGGTAACAATCAGAGAATAGGAGTGCTTGGCCAAAGAGCAGTTGGAGATAAGAGGCCTTCCATAGGAGGCTACGGACAATCCATGATTGGGGGTTCTTATTTCAATTTACCTGCATCAGCACCATCAGGACTTGGGCCTGCTGGACTTGCCGGAGTGCGAGGAGCATTTCAAGGATTAGCACATGGACAAGGAGCACAGTCACAAGGAGTACAAGGATTGCAGATGCCATTTGGGATGCCGCTAG GAATGGACGGCAGTTTAGCTCCACCGTCATTGGACTTGTCTGAATTTCCAAGTCTGACGAATAGGTCTATGGGTCCAAACGAAAACGGTGGTAGTTCATCCCTCACAGGAAGATCCAATTATG TGGGGATCATTAAAACCCCTGCATCAGAAACCACGGAATTCACTATGAGTAACGAAGACTTTCCCGCTCTCCCCGGCACGCAGAATAATGACAACAATACTTCAACCGGTAGTGGAGCTGAGACAAGCAAAGTCTCTAACACATCCACTTCATCTTCGTCCGTCAGCAACACCAACTTGAACCACAGTAAACGTGGGCTTCAAATCAGTGCTGATGGAAAG GTTACAAACATACCCAATAATATGGTAGCGGATCAATTTGGAATGGCGGGTCTCTTGACATTCATTCGAGTGGCGGAATCCGACTCTAATCTGGTCTCTCTAGCCCTGGGCTCTGACCTGACAACATTAGGTCTCAATCTTAACTCCCCTGAACCATTGTATAACAACTTTGGTGGTCCATGGGCAGAGAACCCCTGCCGGCCGCAGGATATAGACTTCCATGTCCCACCCGAGTACCTGACCAATGCCGTTATACGCGACAAACTTGCCCCAGTGAAACTTAACCGATATCAAGAGGACCTActcttttatctcttttaCACCAATGTTGGAGACACCATGCAACTTGCGGCCTCTCTCGAACTGTACAACAGGGATTGGCGCTACCATAAA gAGGAGAGATTGTGGATTACTAGGGTACCAGGCATGCCTCTTATGGAGAAAACAGGGACGTACGAGAGAGGCACATATTATTGCTTCGATCCAAACAATTGGCGTAAGGTTGCCAAAGAAATGTTCGTCGAGTATGAACGATTAGAAGATCGGCCAAGAGATTTGCAAATGCCGGCTATG GAACCGAATTACAGGAAAGGGGATGGAAGGAAAG TGTCTGGAAATGGAGAAATCGGATTACCATCTATTCCAAGGAATGATATTCAATTTTCTGGTGGTGCGTCTTCTAGACTTCCTAGTCAAGACATTATTCGTCATCCTTCCCAAACTCCAATGAGACCAACCAATTCAGCCAGATTAGAGAGTCCAAATG GATTACCAAGTGGCCCTAGAATGTTGATTGCTCTTTATGATTACAATGCTAGAGAAATATCTGACATGAGCTTCAGAAAAGGAGATAGGATGGAACTGCTGGACGATAG CGATTCAGATTGGTGGAAAGCTGAACATACTGCCTCTAACAAAGTTGGATACATTCCACGAAACTTTGTTGCCATGGAGCAGTCAGTGGAAAGCTTTGA TTGGTTCTTTGGCCATATTGGCCGCAAAGAAGCAGAGAAACTATTATTAAGCCAAGATCTGCCACGAGGAGCCTTTTTGATTCGCTTTGCCGAGCACATTCCCGGTGGATTTTCTTTGACGATGCGAGATTATGAAGTGGAAAGAGGGCCCCACATAAAAcattacaaaattaaatgcCTAGATCAAGGCGGATATTACGTCACAACGCGGCAAACCTTCACTACACTTCCGGAATTAGTTTCCGCTTATATGC GTGAGGCAAATGGTTTATGTCATACTCTGACTGTCGCTTGCCCGAAACTTCGCCCTACCATATGGGATTTGTCACCCCAAACCCGAGATAAATGGGAGATAGATCGCGCAGAACTGGAATTTATTCGTAAGCTTGGAAGTGGTAATTTTGGGGAGGTGTGGTATG GTAAATGGCGCCATGCATACGACGTTGCCATCAAAACGGTGAAGGCCGGGAATATGTCATCATCCGACTTTCTTCAGGAGGCGTCAATCATGAAAAAGTTTCGCCATCCGAACTTGGTTGCGCTTTACGCCGTATGTTCGAAAGAGGAACCAATCTTCATCGTGACAGAGTACATGAACAAGGGCTCCCTTCTTGACTTATTACGTCGGGATGAAGGAAAAGCGATGACTTTCATGGAGCTTGTGTATATCGCGGCACAG GTTGCAAGTGGAATGTCCTACTTGGAGTCAAGACAATTGATCCACAGGGATTTGGCGGCACGTAATGTATTAGTTAGTGACGGTTGTGTCGCCAAAATCTGTGATTTTGGCTTGGCGCGGCTGATTAAGGACAACGAATACTGCCCTACCGCTGGAACCCGTTTCCCTGTCAAGTGGACTGCGCCAGAAGCAGCTCTGTGTGGCAGATTCTCCATCAAATCTGACGTGTGGTCTTTTGGCGTACTACTCATGGAGCTTTTCACTTACGGACAG gttccGTATCCTGGGATGCACAATCGAGAAGTTATTGAAAACGTCGAAAAAGGTTACCGAATGCCAAAACCTGTCAATAATCCTTTACCGGACGCCCTTTATAGACTGATAATCTCATGCTGGGAAGCTGAACCTGACAAACGGCCTACATTTGAATTTCTTCATCATTTCTTAGAAGACTTTAATATTACGTCTGAAGTGCCGTATAGAGAGGTTCAAGATTGA
- the LOC116922060 gene encoding mitochondrial E3 ubiquitin protein ligase 1 — translation MEIDFELVLEGITLGLDVVILGFLYKSYESCAAYIQALKEAEQVEISELSQLAAPKSQPRSWFQFWKKNKLAPTTSGIPNDYRYVCLRGIVEPLDKSRLLKSTDNKSTGVIHKIITKEVATVRNGTRLWVDEERIVKNIQHEIPWGLKSQETSNATKQTLVQVIEGLTADRLDMAVVRDEFTPAAFSLSGWLGGWVSGVQLKGINEIEEMVIDGSLMTAVGELVINSDGTMQLRSPSNSDQALPFILSTLPYSALLSTYETLISVCKWSLFFFGGVGMVLCSLMIRKWFKIRYGRRHAREEDDILRDLCESRRSTEENDDLPDWQRCVICLVRNREVIVLPCGHVCLCADCMVLINRQNILQRNCPMCRQRIEQIARAFVP, via the exons AtggaaattgattttgaactTGTTCTAGAGGGTATCACGCTTGGTTTGGACGTTGTTATTTTAGGATTCTTGTATAAATCTTATGAGTCATGTGCTGCCTATATTCAGGCACTTAAG GAAGCAGAACAAGTTGAAATATCGGAACTTAGTCAACTGGCAGCCCCCAAAAGTCAACCAAGGAGCTGGTTTCagttttggaagaaaaataaattagcACCTACCACATCAGGAATTCCTAATGACTATAGATATGTGTGTCTGAGAGGAATAGTGGAGCCACTTGACAAATCAAGATTGCTCAAGAGTACAGACAACAAAAGCACTGGAGTGATTCACAAAATTATAACTAAAGAAGTTGCTACAGTTCGCAATGGCACAAGGCTGTG GGTGGATGAAGAAAGAATTGTAAAAAATATTCAGCATGAAATTCCTTGGGGTTTGAAATCGCAAGAAACATCCAATGCCACTAAGCAGACATTAGTCCAAGTTATAGAAGGATTAACGGCCGATCGTCTTGATATGGCTGTCGTCAGAGATGAGTTCACTCCTGCTGCCTTTTCCCTATCTGGTTGGCTCGGTGGATGG GTTAGCGGTGTTCAGCTCAAGGGGATTAATGAAATTGAAGAAATGGTTATTGACGGTTCACTAATGACAGCCGTCGGTGAATTAGTGATAAACAGCGATGGCACCATGCAGCTGAGATCACCAAGCAATTCTGACCAAGCTTTGCCGTTTATTCTTTCTACTTTGCCTTACAGCGCACTCCTGAGCACCTATGAAACCCTTATCAGCGTTTGCAAGTGGAGCCTATTCTTTTTTGGTGGCGTTGGCATGGTTCTTTGTTCTCTCATGATTCGCAAGTGGTTCAAAATTCGTTATGGCCGACGACATGCCAGAGAAGAAGACGATATTCTTCGTGATCTTTGCGAGTCACGTCGGTCAActgaagaaaatgatgaccTACCGGACTGGCAGCGCTGCGTTATATGTCTGGTTCGAAATCGTGAAGTTATTGTTCTTCCATGCGGTCACGTTTGCCTCTGCGCCGATTGTATGGTGCTCATCAATCGGCAAAATATACTACAGAGGAATTGTCCCATGTGTCGACAAAGAATTGAGCAAATTGCACGAGCTTTTGTTCCTTAA
- the LOC116922059 gene encoding cyclin-A1, translated as MNQTAEECRDPLPPSSTGHRLSLTDLFCTEPFPPPSPTSVSAAVAAAAAAASGLERFRLAQSPRGLFISPTNPFYADLLPDESYLLAQPYLHDQFQWKHSLQPKYRVNDYLSCHPNVTSAMRSELISWLGKVNRQFGYDIETFLLAINFVDRFLAVTVVSADRLQLLGLAAILVAAKKEEVSPPEMEELVGLSGHSYPAQLIRDMEICLLKKLDFHLCPPTASYFFEYYMTFTREHNTDIRGVREVFHQLLENSLVHYELIHYPPSTVAAAALCLAQRFLPTLLPVEPIYWLVELYSGSTELADIQRCFVDMSLWHHTWRQQSICWARIASAAAAAAVQTSSVASSTPFPSLIGDLFSPIPGDPFGNVDFCKQFANFSIAPH; from the exons ATGAACCAGACAGCTGAAGAATGTAGAGATCCATTACCACCATCATCAACTGGCCACCGTTTAAGCCTGACTGACTTGTTCTGCACGGAACCATTTCCGCCACCCTCTCCGACTTCTGTAAGTGCTGCCGTCGCtgcagctgctgctgccgctTCCGGTTTGGAAAGATTCCGGCTCGCTCAGTCTCCTCGTGGCCTTTTTATCAGTCCAACTAATCCGTTCTATGCTGACTTGCTGCCCGACGAGTCGTATCTACTAGCCCAGCCTTACTTGCACGATCAGTTCCAGTGGAAGCACAGCCTGCAACCGAAATACCGCGTCAACGACTACCTTTCGTGCCATCCTAAT gtaaCTTCGGCCATGAGATCCGAACTGATCAGTTGGTTAGGCAAAGTGAATCGCCAATTTGGATACGACATTGAAACTTTCCTACTGGCCATAAATTTTGTGGATCGATTTCTCGCTGTCACTGTCGTGTCGGCCGATCGCTTGCAGCTGCTCGGATTGGCTGCTATTCTTGTGGCGGCCAAGAAG GAAGAAGTCAGTCCACCGGAGATGGAGGAATTGGTGGGGCTAAGCGGGCACAGTTATCCGGCCCAGCTCATCCGTGACATGGAAATTTGTTTACTTAAGAAACTCGA TTTCCATTTATGCCCTCCTACGGCTTCGTATTTCTTCGAGTACTACATGACTTTCACGCGGGAGCATAATACTGACATACG AGGTGTACGTGAAGTATTCCACCAGCTATTGGAAAACAGTCTCGTGCATTACGAGTTGATCCATTATCCACCGTCGACGGTGGCAGCAGCTGCCCTGTGCTTGGCCCAGCGTTTCTTGCCTACCCTGTTGCCCGTTGAACCCATTTATTGGCTGGTGGAACTTTACAGCGGCAGCACAGAACTGGCTGATATTCAGCGTTGTTTCGTCGACATGTCTCTGTGGCATCATACGTGGCGCCAACAGTCCATCTGTTGGGCTAGGATCGCGTCCGCCGCTGCCGCAGCAGCTGTCCAAACATCATCTGTCGCTTCATCAACGCCATTTCCTTCGCTAATCGGTGATCTTTTCTCCCCAATACCGGGTGATCCGTTCGGGAATGTTGATTTTTGCAAACAATTCGCCAATTTTTCTATTGCGCCACACTGA